A window of Castanea sativa cultivar Marrone di Chiusa Pesio chromosome 1, ASM4071231v1 contains these coding sequences:
- the LOC142612236 gene encoding tubby-like F-box protein 8, whose translation MSFRSIVRDVRDGLGSFSRRSFEVRLPGHHRGKSHGSVHELHDQPLVIQNSRWASLPPELLRDVIKRLEASESTWPARKHVVACAAVCRSWREMCKEIVRNPEFSGKITFPVSLKQPGHRDGPIQCFIKRDKSNLTYHLFLCLSPALLVENGKFLLSAKRTRRTTCTEYVISMDADNISRSSCTYIGKLRSNFLGTKFIIYDTQPPYNNAQLSPPGRSRRFYSKKVSPKVPTGSYNIAQVSYELNVLGTRGPRRMHCTMHSIPASSVEPGGCVPGQPELLPRSLEDSFRSISFSKSIDNSTEFSSSRFSDIIGPRDEDEEGKERPLVLRNKAPRWHEQLQCWCLNFRGRVTVASVKNFQLIAATQPAPAPAAAAAAAAGTPTPSQPTQSDHDKIILQFGKVGKDVFTMDYRYPLSAFQAFAICLSSFDTKLACE comes from the exons ATGTCGTTCCGTAGCATAGTCCGTGATGTAAGGGATGGATTAGGTAGCTTTTCGAGGCGGAGTTTTGAAGTGAGGCTGCCAGGGCATCACAGGGGGAAATCACATGGATCAGTCCATGAGTTGCATGATCAGCCTTTGGTTATCCAGAACAGCCGTTGGGCTAGCCTTCCACCTGAGCTTTTGCGTGATGTGATCAAAAGATTGGAGGCAAGTGAGAGTACATGGCCTGCTCGTAAGCATGTTGTTGCGTGTGCTGCTGTATGCAGGTCATGGAGGGAAATGTGCAAAGAAATTGTTAGAAATCCTGAATTCTCTGGGAAGATTACTTTCCCTGTATCCCTGAAGCAG CCTGGCCATAGGGATGGACCCATTCAATGCTTCATTAAAAGGGACAAATCAAATTTAACTTACCACCTTTTTCTTTGTCTTAGCCCTG CTTTGCTTGTTGAAAATGGGAAATTTCTTCTCTCTGCAAAACGGACCCGGAGAACAACTTGCACGGAGTATGTGATTTCCATGGATGCTGATAACATTTCAAGATCAAGCTGCACTTACATTGGAAAACTCAG GTCAAATTTTCTGGGCACCAAATTCATAATATATGATACACAGCCACCCTACAACAATGCTCAGCTGTCCCCGCCTGGCCGAAGCCGTAGGTTTTACTCGAAAAAAGTTTCTCCAAAGGTCCCCACTGGCAGCTACAACATTGCCCAGGTCTCGTATGAGCTCAATGTGCTAGGCACTAGGGGACCACGCAGGATGCACTGCACAATGCATTCAATACCTGCCTCATCAGTTGAGCCAGGTGGCTGTGTTCCTGGCCAACCTGAGCTCCTTCCTCGTTCCCTTGAGGACTCATTTCGTAGTATTTCCTTTTCGAAGTCAATTGATAACTCGACTGAGTTTAGCAGCTCCAGGTTCTCTGATATTATTGGGCCTCGTGATGAAGATGAGGAGGGAAAGGAGAGACCATTGGTTCTCCGAAACAAGGCACCAAGATGGCATGAACAGTTGCAGTGTTGGTGCCTGAACTTCCGTGGGAGGGTGACTGTTGCATCCGTCAAGAACTTTCAGCTAATTGCTGCAACACAGCCTGCTCCTGctcctgctgctgctgctgctgctgctgctggcACACCGACGCCATCACAGCCAACCCAATCTGACCATGACAAGATTATTCTGCAGTTTGGTAAGGTTGGGAAGGATGTGTTTACCATGGATTACAGATATCCTCTGTCAGCATTTCAGGCTTTTGCCATTTGCTTGAGCAGCTTTGACACCAAATTGGCATGTGAATAG